The Pseudomonas azotoformans genome has a segment encoding these proteins:
- a CDS encoding hydroxymethylglutaryl-CoA lyase → MSLPSHVRLVEVGPRDGLQNEAQPISVADKVRLVDALSAAGLSYIEVGSFVSPKWVPQMAGSAEVFAQIQRTPGVTYGALAPNLRGFEDALAAGVKEVAVFAAASEAFSQRNINCSISESLERFAPIMAAAKQHGISVRGYVSCVLGCPYEGQIAPEQVATVARELYAMGCYEVSLGDTIGTGTAGATRRLFEVVGAQVPREKLAGHFHDTYGQAIANIYASLLEGITVFDSSIAGLGGCPYAKGASGNVATEDVLYLLKGLGIETGIDLEALIGAGQQISKVLGRPTGSRVAKARNAG, encoded by the coding sequence ATGTCCCTCCCCTCACACGTGCGCCTGGTGGAAGTCGGCCCGCGCGACGGTTTGCAGAACGAAGCCCAGCCCATCAGCGTGGCGGACAAAGTCAGGTTGGTGGACGCCCTCAGCGCGGCGGGCTTGAGCTATATCGAAGTCGGCAGTTTTGTATCACCCAAGTGGGTGCCGCAGATGGCCGGTTCCGCCGAGGTGTTCGCGCAGATCCAGCGCACACCCGGTGTGACCTATGGCGCGTTGGCGCCGAACCTGCGTGGTTTTGAGGACGCGCTAGCGGCTGGCGTGAAGGAAGTGGCGGTGTTTGCGGCCGCGTCCGAGGCGTTTTCCCAGCGCAACATCAACTGCTCCATCAGCGAAAGCCTCGAGCGCTTCGCACCGATCATGGCGGCGGCCAAGCAGCACGGTATCAGCGTGCGGGGGTATGTGTCGTGCGTGTTGGGTTGCCCGTACGAAGGTCAGATCGCGCCGGAACAAGTGGCAACAGTCGCGCGGGAGTTGTACGCCATGGGCTGCTACGAGGTGTCCCTCGGTGACACCATCGGCACCGGCACGGCAGGCGCCACGCGGCGCCTGTTCGAGGTGGTCGGCGCGCAGGTGCCTCGGGAGAAATTGGCCGGGCACTTCCATGACACCTATGGCCAGGCCATCGCAAACATCTACGCCAGCCTGCTGGAAGGAATCACGGTGTTTGACAGCTCTATCGCGGGCCTCGGCGGCTGCCCTTACGCCAAGGGCGCTAGCGGTAACGTCGCCACTGAAGATGTGCTGTACCTGCTCAAAGGCCTGGGTATCGAGACGGGTATCGACCTGGAGGCATTGATTGGCGCGGGCCAGCAAATCAGCAAGGTGCTGGGCCGGCCGACAGGGTCACGCGTAGCCAAGGCGCGTAACGCCGGTTGA
- a CDS encoding AMP-binding protein: MDQPNQSYSRGSQDKTLLAMTIGQAFDRTVAQFPEGEALVVRHQQRRYTWRQLAETVDLHARAFLALGMQAGDRLGIWAPNCAEWCISQIASAKLGVILVNINPAYRSSELDYVLKQSGCQWLVCAGSFKTSDYHAMLQELKPDLRGMISLDPSPPTGFMPWSQLSALGAGIPPEQLHTRQGSLHFDQPVNIQYTSGTTGFPKGATLSHHNILNNGYMVGESLGLTAQDRLVIPVPLYHCFGMVMGNLGCITHGTTMIYPNDGFDPLLTLSSVAEERATGLYGVPTMFIAMLDHPRLGEFDLSTLRTGIMAGATCPIEVMRRVINEMHMSEVQIAYGMTETSPVSLQTGADDDLERRVTTVGRTQPQLENKIIDTDGNTVARGEIGELCTRGYSVMLGYWNNPDATRDAIDDAGWMHTGDLASMDAHGYVCIAGRNKDMIIRGGENVYPRELEEFFFTHPAVADVQVIGIPDERYGEAIVAWIKFHPGHVANELELQTWCKGRIAHFKTPKHFKFVEEFPMTVTGKIQKFRMREISIQELEEGQA; the protein is encoded by the coding sequence ATGGATCAACCGAACCAAAGCTACAGCCGTGGCTCCCAGGACAAGACCTTGCTGGCCATGACCATTGGCCAAGCCTTTGACCGAACCGTCGCGCAATTCCCCGAGGGCGAGGCCTTGGTAGTGCGTCATCAACAGCGCCGCTACACCTGGCGGCAACTGGCCGAAACGGTGGATTTGCACGCCCGTGCGTTTCTCGCCCTGGGCATGCAGGCCGGCGATCGGCTGGGCATCTGGGCCCCCAACTGCGCCGAGTGGTGCATCAGCCAGATCGCCAGCGCCAAGCTCGGCGTGATTCTGGTGAACATCAACCCGGCCTACCGCAGCAGTGAACTGGACTACGTGCTCAAGCAATCCGGCTGTCAGTGGCTGGTGTGCGCCGGGTCGTTCAAGACCTCCGATTACCACGCGATGCTGCAGGAACTGAAGCCCGACTTGCGTGGCATGATCAGCCTCGACCCCAGCCCACCCACAGGATTCATGCCCTGGTCGCAGCTATCGGCCCTCGGCGCAGGTATCCCGCCTGAACAGCTGCACACCCGCCAGGGCAGCCTGCATTTCGACCAACCCGTGAACATCCAGTACACCTCTGGCACCACCGGTTTTCCCAAGGGCGCCACGCTCAGTCACCACAACATCCTCAATAACGGCTACATGGTCGGTGAAAGCCTGGGCCTTACGGCGCAAGACCGCCTGGTGATCCCGGTGCCGTTGTACCACTGCTTCGGCATGGTCATGGGCAACCTGGGTTGCATCACCCATGGCACCACCATGATCTATCCCAATGACGGTTTCGATCCGCTGTTGACCCTCAGTTCGGTAGCCGAAGAACGCGCCACCGGCCTGTACGGCGTGCCCACCATGTTCATCGCCATGCTCGATCACCCGCGCCTCGGCGAGTTCGACCTGTCCACCCTGCGCACCGGCATCATGGCCGGCGCCACATGCCCCATCGAAGTGATGCGCCGGGTGATCAACGAGATGCACATGAGCGAGGTGCAGATTGCCTACGGCATGACGGAAACCAGCCCGGTGTCCTTGCAAACCGGGGCGGACGACGACCTGGAACGCCGTGTCACCACCGTCGGGCGCACCCAGCCGCAGTTGGAAAACAAGATCATCGACACCGACGGCAACACCGTTGCACGCGGTGAGATCGGTGAACTCTGCACTCGCGGCTACAGCGTGATGCTCGGCTACTGGAACAACCCTGACGCCACCCGCGACGCCATCGACGACGCCGGCTGGATGCACACCGGCGACCTGGCGAGCATGGACGCTCACGGCTACGTATGCATCGCCGGGCGCAACAAGGACATGATCATCCGTGGCGGCGAGAACGTGTACCCGCGTGAGCTGGAGGAATTTTTCTTCACCCACCCGGCAGTGGCGGATGTGCAGGTGATCGGCATTCCGGACGAGCGCTACGGTGAAGCCATTGTCGCCTGGATCAAGTTCCATCCCGGCCATGTGGCCAATGAGCTTGAACTGCAAACCTGGTGCAAGGGCCGCATCGCGCATTTCAAGACGCCCAAGCACTTCAAGTTCGTGGAGGAGTTTCCGATGACGGTCACCGGCAAGATCCAGAAATTCCGCATGCGTGAGATTTCGATCCAGGAGTTGGAGGAAGGGCAGGCGTAA
- a CDS encoding isovaleryl-CoA dehydrogenase, whose translation MSYPSLNFALGETIDMLRDQVQSFVSKEIAPRAAQIDSDNLFPADLWQKFGDMGLLGITVPEEYGGAGLGYLAHVVAMEEISRGSASVALSYGAHSNLCVNQINRNGNHAQKLKYLPKLLSGEHVGALAMSEPNAGSDVVSMKLRADKRGDHYVLNGSKTWITNGPDASTYVIYAKTDLEKGPHGITAFIVERDWKGFSRSNKFDKLGMRGSNTCELFFDDVEVPEENILGVLNGGVKVLMSGLDYERVVLSGGPTGIMQACMDLIVPYIHDRKQFGQSIGEFQLIQGKVADMYTQLNASRAYLYAVAQACERGETTRKDAAGVILYSAERATQMALDAIQILGGNGYINEFPAGRLLRDAKLYEIGAGTSEIRRMLIGRELFNETK comes from the coding sequence ATGAGTTACCCGTCCCTGAACTTCGCCCTCGGTGAAACCATCGACATGCTGCGCGACCAGGTGCAGTCCTTCGTGAGCAAGGAAATCGCGCCGCGTGCGGCACAGATCGACAGCGACAACCTGTTCCCCGCCGACCTGTGGCAGAAATTCGGCGACATGGGCCTGCTGGGCATCACCGTCCCGGAGGAATACGGCGGCGCCGGCCTGGGTTACCTGGCCCACGTGGTGGCGATGGAAGAGATCAGCCGCGGCTCGGCCTCGGTGGCGTTGTCCTACGGCGCGCACTCCAACCTGTGCGTGAACCAGATCAATCGCAACGGCAATCACGCCCAGAAACTCAAGTACCTGCCCAAACTCCTCAGCGGCGAACACGTCGGCGCCCTGGCCATGAGCGAGCCGAACGCCGGTTCCGATGTGGTCTCGATGAAGCTGCGTGCCGACAAACGCGGCGATCATTACGTGCTCAACGGCAGCAAGACCTGGATCACCAACGGTCCCGACGCCAGCACTTATGTGATTTACGCCAAGACCGACCTGGAGAAAGGCCCTCACGGCATCACCGCCTTCATCGTCGAGCGTGACTGGAAAGGCTTCAGCCGTAGCAATAAGTTCGACAAGCTGGGCATGCGCGGCTCAAACACGTGCGAGCTGTTCTTCGATGACGTGGAAGTGCCCGAAGAAAATATCCTTGGCGTGCTCAACGGCGGCGTGAAAGTGCTGATGAGCGGCCTGGACTACGAACGCGTGGTGCTGTCCGGCGGCCCGACCGGGATCATGCAGGCCTGCATGGACCTGATCGTGCCCTACATCCACGATCGCAAGCAGTTCGGCCAGAGCATCGGCGAATTCCAGCTGATCCAGGGCAAGGTCGCGGACATGTACACCCAGCTCAACGCCAGCCGCGCCTATCTCTACGCGGTGGCCCAGGCCTGTGAGCGTGGCGAAACCACGCGCAAGGATGCGGCCGGGGTGATCCTCTACAGCGCCGAACGCGCCACGCAAATGGCCCTTGACGCGATCCAGATTCTGGGCGGTAACGGCTATATCAATGAATTCCCCGCCGGTCGGCTGCTGCGCGACGCCAAGCTGTATGAAATCGGCGCCGGCACCAGTGAGATCCGCCGGATGCTGATCGGTCGCGAACTCTTCAACGAGACGAAATGA
- a CDS encoding gamma-carboxygeranoyl-CoA hydratase produces MSDFNTLELITDRRGFATLWLSREAKNNAFNAEMIRELIIALDQVQGDPALRFLVLRGRGKHFSAGADLAWMQQSAELDYHTNLDDARELAELMYNLAKLKIPTLAVVQGAAYGGALGLISCCDMAIGADDAQFCLSEVRIGLAPAVISPFVVQAIGERAARRYALTAERFGGQRAREIGLLAESYPISELDQQVEQWIANLLQNSPAAMRASKDLLREVGHGALTPALRRYCENAIARIRVSAEGQEGLRAFLQKRPPSWQAQEPRS; encoded by the coding sequence ATGAGCGACTTCAACACCCTCGAACTGATCACCGACCGCCGTGGCTTTGCCACGCTGTGGCTCAGCCGTGAAGCCAAGAACAACGCGTTCAACGCCGAAATGATCCGCGAACTGATCATCGCCCTCGACCAGGTGCAGGGTGACCCGGCCCTGCGTTTTCTGGTGCTGCGCGGGCGCGGCAAGCATTTCAGCGCCGGGGCCGACCTGGCCTGGATGCAGCAATCGGCCGAGCTGGATTACCACACCAACCTGGACGATGCCCGCGAACTGGCAGAGTTGATGTACAACCTGGCCAAGCTGAAAATCCCGACCCTGGCGGTGGTGCAAGGTGCGGCCTACGGCGGAGCGCTGGGGTTGATCAGTTGCTGTGATATGGCGATTGGCGCGGACGATGCGCAGTTCTGTCTGTCGGAAGTGCGCATTGGCCTGGCGCCGGCGGTGATCAGTCCGTTCGTGGTGCAAGCCATCGGCGAGCGTGCGGCACGGCGCTATGCGCTGACCGCCGAGCGCTTTGGTGGCCAGCGTGCGCGGGAGATAGGCCTGTTGGCGGAAAGCTATCCGATCAGCGAGTTGGATCAGCAGGTCGAACAGTGGATCGCCAACCTGCTGCAAAACAGCCCGGCGGCCATGCGCGCCAGCAAGGACTTGCTGCGCGAAGTGGGCCACGGCGCCCTCACCCCGGCCCTGCGCCGCTATTGCGAAAATGCCATCGCGCGCATTCGTGTCAGCGCCGAAGGCCAGGAAGGCCTGCGCGCCTTCCTGCAAAAACGTCCACCCAGCTGGCAAGCGCAGGAGCCGCGTTCATGA
- a CDS encoding acetyl/propionyl/methylcrotonyl-CoA carboxylase subunit alpha, with protein MSTLTTLLVANRGEIACRVMRTAKAMGLTTVAVHSAIDRDARHSREADIRVDLGGSKATDSYLQIDKLIAAAQASGAQAIHPGYGFLSENAGFARAIEEAGLIFLGPPASGIDAMGSKSAAKALMETAGVPLVPGYHGEAQDLETFRAACEHIGYPVLLKATAGGGGKGMKVVEDVSQLAEALASAQREALSSFGNGQMLVEKYLLKPRHVEIQVFADQHGHCLYLNERDCSIQRRHQKVVEEAPAPGLSVEQRKAMGEAAVRAAQAIGYVGAGTVEFLLDARGEFFFMEMNTRLQVEHPVTEAITGLDLVAWQIRVAQGEALPITQEQVPLIGHAIEVRLYAEDPANDFLPATGHLALYRESAPGPGRRVDSGVEQGDSVSPFYDPMLGKLIAWGEDREQARLRLLAMLDEFAIGGLKTNLGFLRRIIGHPAFAAAELDTGFIPRYQEELLPAPGVLSDAFWQAAGAAFIQSLPKSDGPWADSRGFRAGLPAEVSLHLSCNGQDRLVTLAADAPQLRGEHLLIEQQGVRHSHLAVRNESSVFLRWDGEMQAVTLFDPIAAVEANQSHQGGLTAPMNGSIVRVLVEIGQQVEAGTQLVVLEAMKMEHSIRAPHAGVVKALFCQEGEMVAEGCALVALETAV; from the coding sequence ATGAGTACGTTGACGACTCTACTGGTGGCCAACCGTGGCGAAATTGCTTGCCGGGTGATGCGCACCGCCAAGGCCATGGGCCTGACCACCGTGGCGGTGCACAGCGCCATCGACCGCGATGCGCGCCACAGCCGTGAGGCGGATATTCGCGTCGACCTGGGCGGCAGCAAAGCCACTGACAGCTACCTGCAAATCGATAAACTGATCGCGGCGGCCCAGGCCAGCGGTGCCCAGGCGATCCATCCGGGTTACGGCTTTTTGTCGGAGAACGCCGGTTTTGCCCGTGCGATTGAAGAAGCAGGTTTGATTTTCCTCGGTCCGCCCGCCTCGGGCATTGATGCCATGGGCAGCAAATCGGCCGCCAAGGCCTTGATGGAAACCGCTGGCGTGCCCCTGGTGCCGGGTTACCACGGCGAAGCTCAAGACCTGGAAACCTTCCGCGCCGCCTGCGAGCACATCGGTTACCCGGTACTGCTCAAGGCCACGGCCGGTGGTGGCGGCAAAGGAATGAAGGTGGTCGAGGATGTCAGCCAGTTGGCCGAAGCCCTGGCCTCGGCACAGCGCGAGGCGCTGTCGTCCTTTGGCAACGGGCAGATGTTGGTGGAAAAGTACCTGCTCAAGCCACGCCATGTGGAGATCCAGGTGTTTGCCGATCAACACGGGCATTGCCTGTACCTCAATGAACGTGACTGCTCGATCCAGCGTCGCCACCAGAAGGTCGTCGAAGAGGCGCCAGCACCGGGACTGAGTGTTGAACAGCGCAAGGCCATGGGCGAAGCCGCCGTGCGTGCGGCCCAGGCCATCGGCTATGTCGGCGCAGGCACCGTGGAGTTCTTGCTGGACGCGCGCGGTGAGTTCTTCTTCATGGAGATGAACACGCGGCTGCAAGTGGAGCACCCGGTGACCGAAGCGATCACCGGCCTGGACCTGGTGGCCTGGCAGATCCGTGTCGCCCAGGGCGAGGCGTTGCCGATCACCCAGGAGCAGGTGCCGCTGATCGGCCATGCCATCGAAGTGCGGCTGTATGCCGAAGACCCCGCCAATGACTTCCTGCCCGCCACCGGGCACCTGGCGCTGTACCGTGAATCCGCACCGGGCCCTGGGCGCCGCGTGGACAGCGGTGTGGAGCAGGGCGACAGTGTGTCGCCGTTCTACGACCCCATGCTCGGCAAGCTGATTGCCTGGGGTGAAGACCGTGAACAGGCGCGATTGCGGTTGCTGGCCATGCTGGACGAGTTTGCCATCGGCGGGCTGAAGACCAACCTGGGATTTTTGCGGCGCATCATCGGGCACCCGGCGTTTGCGGCGGCTGAGTTGGATACCGGGTTTATTCCGCGCTATCAGGAGGAGTTGCTACCCGCGCCTGGAGTATTGAGTGATGCGTTCTGGCAAGCGGCGGGCGCGGCCTTCATTCAGAGCTTGCCGAAGAGTGATGGGCCTTGGGCAGATTCGCGAGGATTTCGCGCCGGGTTACCTGCCGAAGTTTCGTTGCATTTGAGTTGCAATGGCCAGGATCGATTGGTGACGCTGGCGGCTGATGCGCCACAACTGCGTGGCGAACATCTGCTGATCGAGCAACAGGGCGTGCGTCACAGCCATCTGGCAGTCCGCAACGAAAGCAGCGTGTTTTTGCGCTGGGACGGCGAGATGCAGGCCGTCACATTGTTCGACCCGATTGCGGCGGTTGAGGCCAACCAGTCACATCAAGGCGGCCTCACGGCGCCGATGAACGGCAGTATCGTGCGGGTGCTGGTGGAGATCGGTCAGCAAGTCGAAGCCGGCACGCAACTGGTGGTGCTGGAAGCCATGAAGATGGAGCACAGCATCCGCGCGCCTCACGCCGGGGTGGTCAAGGCGTTGTTCTGCCAGGAAGGTGAAATGGTTGCAGAAGGTTGCGCGTTGGTGGCGCTCGAAACGGCCGTCTAG
- a CDS encoding LexA family protein has product MDNWIALVKANMEDRKVTQGELAERLGMSQGGVGHWLNKRRAPSVVDMNRVLAALGLGYLEVALDIRERPDEAPAQKNYNPYFRYPVSDWKGLCEVREERATYGAVRFELTDYPAQGDAFWLPVTGDAMTAPSGLSVSAGMLILVDPAIQAEPGKLVVAQRAGSLQATFRQLQEESGQLYLVPLNPTYPKQPFTDDCHILGVVVQATAKF; this is encoded by the coding sequence ATGGATAACTGGATAGCGTTGGTCAAGGCCAACATGGAAGACCGCAAGGTCACGCAGGGTGAATTGGCTGAGCGCCTGGGCATGTCCCAAGGCGGCGTTGGCCACTGGCTCAACAAGCGCCGTGCACCCAGCGTGGTGGACATGAACCGGGTGTTGGCGGCGCTGGGGTTGGGGTACTTGGAAGTCGCGCTGGACATTCGCGAACGGCCCGATGAGGCGCCTGCGCAGAAGAACTACAATCCGTATTTCCGCTACCCGGTCAGCGATTGGAAAGGGTTGTGCGAGGTCCGCGAAGAGCGTGCGACCTATGGCGCTGTGCGCTTCGAACTCACGGATTATCCTGCTCAGGGGGATGCGTTCTGGCTGCCAGTCACAGGCGACGCCATGACCGCACCCAGCGGCTTGAGCGTCAGTGCGGGCATGCTGATCCTGGTCGACCCGGCCATCCAGGCAGAGCCTGGCAAGCTGGTGGTCGCCCAACGGGCCGGGAGCCTTCAGGCGACCTTCCGCCAGTTGCAGGAAGAAAGCGGCCAGCTTTACCTGGTACCGCTCAATCCCACCTACCCCAAGCAGCCATTCACCGACGATTGCCACATCCTGGGGGTTGTTGTTCAAGCCACGGCGAAGTTCTAG
- a CDS encoding DUF6124 family protein codes for MTTSPYLLPEPSEDTEMQDLRSSGAAQRALDFYLKEEMSAAAPDGALFAIKPGISQEEALVHASDLLRSAAATAYESASSHQGNHRDLAFSVVYLIDMAKAMVERSLQAPAAQANG; via the coding sequence ATGACGACCAGCCCGTATCTCCTGCCTGAACCCTCTGAAGACACCGAAATGCAAGACCTGCGCAGCAGCGGTGCCGCCCAGCGCGCGTTGGACTTTTACTTGAAAGAAGAGATGTCGGCAGCAGCCCCTGACGGCGCCCTGTTCGCCATCAAGCCGGGCATCAGCCAGGAGGAAGCCCTCGTACACGCCTCGGACCTGTTGCGCAGCGCCGCAGCCACGGCCTATGAATCCGCGAGCAGCCATCAGGGCAATCATCGCGACCTGGCGTTTTCGGTGGTGTATTTGATCGATATGGCGAAAGCGATGGTGGAGCGGTCGTTGCAGGCGCCAGCGGCTCAAGCGAACGGATAA
- a CDS encoding M14 family metallopeptidase: protein MTVALTSIRISTDFDSGNIQVLDAHDSHQLLLAIKPDTRSQHYQWFHFKAEGMHVGHTHTFRLSNAGKSSYPHAWSGYNAVASYDHINWFRVPSRFDGEILHISLEAREKHAWIAYFEPYSRERHDWLIEQAVSRAGTQLLATGKSVEGRDIQLLRRGKGGESRRKVWIIAQQHPGEHMAEWFMEGIIERLQQDGDAELKKLLKVADLYLVPNMNPDGAFHGHLRTNAAGQDLNRAWQSASQEFSPEVLFVQQQMEKYGVDLFLDIHGDEEIPYVFTAGCEGNPGYTPRIEALEKHFRSHLSGLTRDFQTTHGYTRDLPGEANMTLACNAVGQQFDCLSLTLEMPFKDNDDAPNPLTGWSGKRSMQLGKDVLSSVADIVDVLR, encoded by the coding sequence ATGACCGTGGCCTTGACCTCCATCAGGATCAGCACCGACTTCGACAGTGGCAATATCCAGGTACTGGATGCCCACGATTCCCACCAGTTGCTGCTGGCGATCAAACCCGATACCCGCAGCCAACATTACCAATGGTTCCACTTCAAGGCCGAAGGCATGCACGTGGGCCACACCCATACCTTCCGCTTGAGCAACGCGGGCAAGTCGTCTTACCCGCACGCGTGGAGCGGCTACAACGCCGTGGCGTCCTACGACCATATCAATTGGTTCCGGGTGCCCTCTCGCTTTGATGGTGAAATCCTGCATATCAGCCTTGAGGCCCGCGAGAAGCACGCCTGGATTGCGTACTTCGAACCCTACAGCCGTGAGCGTCACGACTGGCTGATCGAGCAGGCTGTGAGCCGCGCCGGCACTCAACTGTTGGCCACCGGTAAAAGTGTCGAAGGCCGTGATATCCAACTGCTGCGTCGCGGCAAAGGCGGCGAAAGCCGGCGCAAGGTCTGGATCATCGCCCAACAGCATCCCGGCGAACACATGGCCGAATGGTTTATGGAAGGCATCATTGAACGCCTGCAACAGGACGGTGACGCCGAGCTGAAAAAACTGCTGAAAGTTGCTGACCTGTACCTGGTGCCCAACATGAACCCGGACGGCGCGTTCCATGGCCACCTGCGCACCAACGCCGCAGGCCAGGACCTCAACCGCGCCTGGCAGAGCGCGAGCCAGGAGTTCAGCCCGGAAGTGTTGTTCGTGCAGCAACAGATGGAAAAGTACGGCGTCGACCTGTTCCTCGATATCCACGGCGACGAGGAAATCCCCTACGTCTTCACCGCCGGCTGCGAAGGCAACCCCGGCTACACGCCGCGCATCGAAGCCCTGGAAAAACACTTCCGCAGCCACTTGAGCGGCCTGACCCGCGATTTCCAGACCACCCACGGCTACACCCGCGACCTGCCGGGCGAAGCCAATATGACCCTGGCGTGCAATGCCGTCGGCCAGCAGTTCGACTGCCTGTCCCTGACCCTGGAAATGCCCTTCAAGGACAACGACGACGCCCCCAACCCACTCACCGGCTGGTCAGGTAAACGCTCGATGCAACTGGGCAAGGATGTGTTGAGCAGCGTGGCCGATATCGTCGACGTCTTGCGCTAA
- a CDS encoding winged helix-turn-helix transcriptional regulator, whose protein sequence is MVKLTRFESAECPVARSLDAIGDGWSLLIIRDAFDGIRRFGEFQRSLGMAKNILSTRLRSLVAHGVLEIVPASDGSAYQEYVLTEKGRGLFNVIIGLRQWGEGFFYGAGEAHSVMVDSANGEPLRALELRSADGRLLGPEDCRRVPTDSV, encoded by the coding sequence ATGGTCAAGCTCACCCGCTTTGAAAGCGCCGAATGCCCGGTGGCGCGCTCACTGGATGCAATTGGCGATGGCTGGTCGCTGCTGATCATTCGCGATGCGTTTGATGGGATTCGCCGTTTTGGTGAGTTCCAGCGCAGCCTGGGAATGGCCAAGAACATCTTGTCCACGCGTTTGCGCAGTTTGGTGGCCCATGGGGTGTTGGAAATCGTGCCGGCGTCGGATGGCAGTGCGTACCAAGAGTACGTTCTGACGGAAAAGGGGCGGGGCCTGTTCAACGTGATCATCGGGTTGCGGCAGTGGGGCGAGGGGTTTTTCTATGGGGCAGGCGAGGCGCACTCGGTGATGGTGGACAGCGCCAACGGCGAGCCGCTGCGAGCGCTGGAGTTGCGCTCGGCGGATGGGCGGTTGCTGGGGCCTGAGGATTGTCGGCGGGTGCCCACCGACTCGGTTTAG